In a genomic window of Sulfuriferula nivalis:
- a CDS encoding RrF2 family transcriptional regulator, which produces MILSRTSQYAVQAMIYMATQPPNTPVLNKDIAERLNVPAPYLAKILQAMSKGGLLSSFRGRLGGFCLREPAAQISLMRLLQLTEGADFTQSCLLGLKRCSDETACPVHARWLPIKEKVIEMLNQMTLADLAVAVQTGRYRLADMPLVAMAQV; this is translated from the coding sequence GTGATACTTTCTCGAACTAGCCAGTACGCGGTGCAGGCAATGATTTATATGGCTACACAGCCACCCAATACACCTGTGCTGAACAAAGACATTGCGGAACGATTAAACGTTCCGGCACCCTATTTGGCCAAAATTTTGCAAGCGATGAGTAAGGGCGGATTATTGTCATCTTTTCGTGGGCGGTTAGGTGGGTTTTGTTTGCGGGAACCGGCTGCGCAAATTTCATTGATGCGGTTGTTACAATTAACGGAGGGCGCTGATTTCACGCAAAGTTGTTTGCTAGGATTGAAGCGTTGTAGTGATGAGACTGCATGCCCTGTGCATGCGCGTTGGTTGCCTATTAAAGAAAAAGTGATAGAGATGCTAAATCAAATGACGTTGGCTGATTTAGCCGTTGCTGTGCAAACGGGACGTTATCGATTGGCAGATATGCCTTTAGTCGCAATGGCGCAAGTGTGA
- the ccoP gene encoding cytochrome-c oxidase, cbb3-type subunit III yields the protein MNQKTGQKPAPQTTGHAWDGDLQEYNNPVPTWWLVSFYISVAAAVIYWFLYPAWPIGGSYTKGFDTITYVNDKGVTKTTHWNTRALLMKETNEAVTAQKPYYTKVADTPFEKITKDPELDSFVVSAGKQLFSDNCAACHQQGGAGKVGFAPNLTDDDWLYGGEFAKIQQTITHGRHGYMPPFAEVLDDKQVSQLADYVLSLSKIAVDPVSAQAGNALFHSETAACYYCHGDNAHGRQEIGSANLTDRIWLWANVPGADTIADKEAAVKNVIRKGLNKGVMPAWQDRLSADQIKLLTVYVHELGGGK from the coding sequence ATGAATCAGAAAACAGGACAGAAGCCAGCACCGCAAACTACGGGTCATGCTTGGGATGGCGATTTGCAAGAATATAATAATCCAGTGCCTACATGGTGGTTGGTTTCTTTCTACATCAGTGTGGCAGCGGCTGTTATATATTGGTTTCTTTACCCGGCATGGCCAATAGGTGGCAGTTATACAAAAGGTTTTGATACGATTACCTACGTGAATGACAAGGGCGTTACAAAAACAACACATTGGAATACTCGTGCGTTGTTAATGAAAGAGACCAACGAGGCCGTAACAGCGCAAAAGCCGTATTATACAAAAGTGGCAGATACGCCATTTGAGAAAATTACGAAAGATCCTGAGTTGGACAGCTTTGTGGTATCAGCAGGTAAGCAATTGTTTTCTGACAACTGCGCGGCTTGCCATCAGCAAGGTGGTGCGGGTAAGGTTGGGTTTGCTCCGAACTTGACAGATGATGATTGGCTGTATGGTGGTGAATTTGCTAAAATTCAGCAAACAATTACTCATGGCCGTCACGGTTACATGCCGCCTTTCGCAGAAGTTCTGGATGATAAGCAGGTTTCACAGTTAGCTGATTATGTATTGAGCTTATCAAAAATTGCAGTTGACCCTGTCAGTGCACAAGCTGGTAACGCATTATTCCACTCAGAAACAGCAGCGTGCTACTACTGCCACGGTGATAATGCGCATGGTCGACAAGAAATTGGTTCTGCTAATTTAACAGATAGAATCTGGTTGTGGGCTAATGTTCCAGGCGCTGATACAATTGCTGATAAAGAGGCTGCAGTAAAGAATGTGATTCGTAAGGGTTTGAACAAGGGTGTAATGCCCGCTTGGCAAGATCGTTTGTCAGCTGATCAAATCAAATTGTTAACTGTGTATGTGCATGAATTGGGTGGCGGTAAGTAA
- a CDS encoding FixH family protein, producing the protein MTLLTGAKKEPSNRMHWIPKIFIGFFMVLFVVDGSFVSISSKGVSTQVASWFLPKANIKPVYTAFSGVTRHDEHAGAPEAEQLKKLNSLQTLGWKIEIDGVNNLIAGEKLTNAIVVNLHDKQNQPILNADVQVRFFRAGNVAAVAESRLDDGGLGQYNGQFTIPHSGTWIMRTEIEAEGKRLEVDRDVLAKKAG; encoded by the coding sequence ATGACGCTGCTGACTGGTGCCAAGAAAGAACCATCAAACCGTATGCACTGGATTCCTAAAATTTTTATAGGATTTTTCATGGTGTTATTTGTAGTTGATGGTTCCTTTGTATCCATATCCAGTAAGGGGGTATCTACACAGGTTGCTAGCTGGTTTTTACCGAAAGCAAATATTAAGCCTGTATACACAGCATTTTCCGGTGTAACCCGACATGATGAACATGCCGGTGCACCTGAAGCAGAGCAGCTTAAAAAGTTGAACAGTTTGCAAACTTTGGGATGGAAAATCGAGATTGACGGGGTAAATAATTTAATTGCAGGTGAGAAATTAACCAATGCGATTGTGGTGAATTTACACGATAAACAAAATCAGCCAATTTTGAATGCAGATGTACAGGTTAGGTTTTTCCGGGCTGGGAATGTTGCTGCTGTTGCCGAGAGCCGATTGGATGATGGAGGATTGGGTCAATATAATGGACAGTTTACGATCCCACATTCAGGTACATGGATAATGCGCACAGAGATAGAGGCTGAAGGTAAGAGGCTAGAAGTTGATCGTGATGTGTTGGCCAAAAAGGCGGGTTGA
- the ccoG gene encoding cytochrome c oxidase accessory protein CcoG encodes MTTGTEQPIEFYEKRMPIVTRSVKGKFRNFKTAVLVLAYTVYFGLPWLPWHRHDAASQAVMFDMDGRRFFIFDLVVYPQNVFWLAILLFIAAAILFFATTLIGRAFCGYFCFQTLWTDLFIWVEQFIQGERPARLRLQKQDWNAEKIFKVGGTHLIWLLIAFWTGITFVLYFGYAPDLLKRFFTGDAASAAYIGVLGLGLSTYAAAAFMREQICAYICPYGRFQSVMYEPETLAVAYDVRRGEGEKGRISPRGELKSRETRIEQGHGDCIDCGFCVQVCPAGIDIRDGLQYKCISCGLCIDACNNIMDSMGYPKGLIRYDSEANLALETPKPPAISWKRWKAAGYLIAILVMTFGLLYSISQRTEFEESVQQIRQPLFVILSSGEIRNRYQIRLTNKTDRDAVYSISAKNLPPQALDLGGMENVTVHSGKSVIVQASVKLEPELAEKYEHFTFVIQSLTNPADRSEESANFYNEHNHT; translated from the coding sequence ATGACGACAGGAACAGAGCAACCAATTGAGTTTTATGAGAAGCGTATGCCTATTGTTACGCGTTCAGTAAAGGGTAAATTCCGTAACTTTAAAACTGCAGTTTTAGTATTGGCATATACGGTGTATTTTGGTTTGCCATGGTTGCCTTGGCATAGACATGATGCGGCATCACAAGCGGTGATGTTTGATATGGATGGGCGCCGTTTTTTCATATTCGATTTAGTTGTATATCCACAGAATGTATTCTGGTTAGCAATACTCTTATTTATAGCTGCTGCGATATTGTTTTTTGCAACAACATTAATTGGTCGGGCATTTTGCGGCTATTTCTGTTTCCAGACTTTGTGGACTGATTTGTTTATATGGGTGGAACAATTCATACAAGGTGAGCGTCCAGCTCGATTGCGGTTGCAAAAGCAGGATTGGAATGCAGAAAAGATTTTCAAAGTGGGTGGAACACACTTAATCTGGCTGCTGATTGCATTCTGGACTGGTATTACATTTGTATTGTATTTTGGATATGCCCCGGATTTATTAAAGCGATTTTTCACAGGTGATGCAGCCAGTGCAGCCTATATCGGTGTGCTTGGATTAGGACTAAGCACATACGCGGCAGCTGCATTTATGCGTGAACAGATATGTGCGTATATTTGTCCCTATGGACGTTTTCAAAGTGTAATGTACGAACCTGAGACATTAGCAGTTGCGTATGACGTTCGGAGAGGTGAGGGTGAAAAAGGCAGAATTTCGCCTAGAGGTGAGTTGAAGAGCAGGGAAACACGTATTGAACAAGGTCATGGAGATTGTATAGATTGCGGCTTTTGCGTGCAGGTTTGCCCGGCAGGTATTGATATACGCGATGGTTTGCAATACAAGTGTATATCGTGTGGATTGTGTATAGACGCATGCAATAATATAATGGATTCAATGGGTTACCCTAAGGGTTTAATACGATACGACTCCGAGGCGAATTTGGCTTTGGAAACTCCCAAGCCCCCAGCTATAAGTTGGAAGCGTTGGAAAGCTGCGGGATATTTGATTGCGATATTGGTTATGACTTTTGGTTTGTTATATAGCATTAGCCAGAGGACTGAGTTTGAAGAGAGTGTGCAGCAGATTCGACAACCCTTGTTTGTGATTTTGTCTAGTGGGGAAATTAGAAACAGGTATCAAATTAGACTGACAAATAAAACTGATAGAGATGCGGTTTATAGTATTAGTGCTAAAAATTTACCGCCACAGGCTTTGGATTTAGGTGGTATGGAAAATGTCACAGTGCATAGCGGTAAGAGTGTTATCGTGCAGGCAAGCGTAAAGCTAGAGCCTGAATTAGCAGAAAAATACGAACATTTCACTTTTGTAATTCAGTCATTAACCAACCCTGCTGATCGTAGTGAAGAGTCAGCAAACTTTTACAATGAGCATAATCACACATGA
- a CDS encoding SCO family protein has translation MHKFWLLLALAGCGPVAPTVVPLKNTVAEDVTGAKYAQAFDLTDHNGRHRALSDFHGKVVAVFFGYTHCPDVCPTTLYDFAQAMTLLGKNANKVQVLFITLDPARDTQDKLAQFVPAFNPNFLGLYTDVEHTSTLAKEFNVYYRQQPVDASGNYAMDHSAFAYIYDADGRLRLRMPYGEVPSDIASDIRQLIR, from the coding sequence ATGCATAAATTTTGGCTGCTGCTGGCTTTGGCTGGGTGTGGTCCGGTCGCGCCAACAGTGGTGCCGCTAAAAAATACAGTTGCCGAAGATGTAACTGGTGCCAAATATGCTCAGGCCTTTGATCTGACAGATCATAATGGGCGTCATCGAGCCTTATCGGACTTCCACGGTAAAGTAGTGGCGGTGTTCTTTGGATATACCCATTGCCCTGATGTTTGCCCCACTACTTTGTATGATTTTGCCCAGGCTATGACGCTGTTAGGTAAGAATGCAAATAAAGTTCAAGTGCTATTCATTACGCTAGATCCAGCAAGAGACACTCAAGATAAATTGGCGCAATTTGTTCCAGCGTTTAACCCGAATTTTTTAGGGCTATATACGGACGTTGAGCATACTTCAACATTGGCAAAAGAGTTTAATGTTTATTATCGTCAGCAACCTGTTGATGCATCGGGTAATTATGCGATGGATCATAGTGCGTTTGCTTACATCTATGACGCTGATGGGCGATTGCGATTGCGGATGCCTTATGGTGAGGTGCCCTCAGATATAGCCAGTGATATCCGGCAGTTAATAAGATAA
- the ubiA gene encoding 4-hydroxybenzoate octaprenyltransferase, whose product MTLIERLEQYEKLMRLDKPIGILLLLWPTLWGLWFASAGHPSWWVMWIFLLGTVLMRSAGCVVNDYADRDIDPHVSRTKHRPLAAGRISSKEALLLAAGLSILAFLLILPLNRLVIWLSIPAVALAASYPYTKRFFAIPQAYLGVAFGFGIPMVYAATQGMVPVQAWWLLLANVFWAVAYDTEYAMVDRADDLKIGIKTSAITFGRFDVAAVMLSYVIALGLLAAVGWQYHRGAPFFLGLIVAGIIAGYHYYLIRDRDPAKCFRAFLHNNWLGAVVFLGLLIDYR is encoded by the coding sequence GTTATTGCTGTGGCCAACCTTATGGGGCTTGTGGTTTGCATCTGCTGGGCACCCATCATGGTGGGTGATGTGGATATTCTTGCTCGGTACTGTGCTTATGCGTTCGGCGGGATGTGTGGTGAATGATTACGCGGATCGCGATATTGACCCGCATGTGTCTCGTACTAAGCATCGTCCTTTGGCTGCTGGGCGCATTTCTTCAAAAGAAGCGCTGTTATTGGCGGCAGGATTATCCATATTGGCTTTTTTGCTTATTCTTCCCCTTAACCGGTTAGTGATTTGGTTGTCTATACCGGCAGTGGCATTGGCGGCAAGTTACCCATATACCAAGCGTTTTTTTGCGATCCCTCAGGCATATTTGGGTGTGGCATTTGGGTTTGGCATCCCTATGGTATATGCTGCGACACAGGGCATGGTGCCAGTGCAAGCTTGGTGGCTATTGTTAGCTAATGTTTTTTGGGCTGTGGCGTATGATACTGAGTACGCCATGGTAGATAGGGCTGATGATTTGAAAATAGGGATTAAAACTTCAGCGATTACTTTTGGGCGATTTGATGTTGCCGCAGTTATGTTGTCTTATGTGATTGCGCTTGGATTGCTGGCAGCAGTGGGCTGGCAGTATCATCGGGGCGCGCCTTTTTTTCTGGGATTGATCGTTGCAGGAATTATTGCGGGCTATCATTATTATTTGATACGCGATCGTGATCCGGCAAAGTGCTTTAGGGCGTTTTTACATAATAATTGGTTGGGTGCGGTGGTGTTTTTAGGCTTATTGATAGATTATAGGTGA
- the ccoO gene encoding cytochrome-c oxidase, cbb3-type subunit II → MFNFKHEWIETNVGLLLVLTMLAISVGGLVEIAPLFFIKDTVEKVDGVRPYTPLEQRGRDIYQREGCYLCHSQMIRPFRDEALRYGHYSLAAESQYDHPFQWGSKRTGPDLARVGKKYSNEWQVAHLNNPKSMVPQSVMPNFPWLLKTELDYSDITDRMMALRAVGVPYSLNKTEYEANVKKFGADTAKLLNIADARKNLIAQAQENNYDGDNSNITEMDALVAYLQVLGTMVDFRKYDDDEFVKYR, encoded by the coding sequence ATGTTTAATTTCAAGCATGAATGGATAGAAACTAACGTTGGTCTTTTGTTAGTGCTGACTATGTTGGCGATTAGTGTGGGTGGTTTGGTGGAGATTGCGCCGCTGTTCTTTATTAAAGATACAGTTGAAAAGGTTGATGGGGTTCGTCCATATACACCTTTAGAACAACGTGGACGTGATATCTATCAACGTGAAGGCTGCTATTTGTGCCATTCACAAATGATACGTCCATTCCGGGATGAGGCTCTGCGTTATGGCCATTATTCATTAGCGGCTGAGTCACAGTATGATCATCCATTCCAATGGGGTTCAAAGCGTACCGGTCCTGATTTGGCACGTGTGGGTAAAAAGTACTCCAACGAATGGCAGGTCGCGCATTTGAACAATCCAAAATCTATGGTTCCGCAGTCTGTAATGCCAAATTTCCCATGGTTATTGAAAACAGAGCTTGATTATTCTGATATAACCGATCGTATGATGGCGTTGCGTGCAGTAGGTGTGCCTTATTCATTGAATAAAACTGAATATGAAGCTAACGTTAAGAAATTTGGTGCAGATACGGCAAAATTACTTAATATTGCGGATGCACGTAAGAATCTGATTGCGCAGGCTCAAGAAAATAACTATGACGGTGATAATTCAAATATTACTGAAATGGATGCATTAGTTGCTTATTTGCAAGTGCTAGGCACTATGGTTGATTTCCGTAAATATGATGACGATGAGTTCGTCAAATATCGTTAA
- the ccoN gene encoding cytochrome-c oxidase, cbb3-type subunit I yields the protein MAATEVSSLEQYNFDIVKKFSIMAVVWGLIGMSVGVYIASELAWPFLNFDIPYITFGRLRPVHTSAVIFGFGGSALFATSYYVVQRTCQARLISDGMATFTFWGWQAAIMLGGISYMLGYSQAREYAEMEWPIDILVEVVWVTYLALFVGTIMRRKQPHIYVANWFFLAFILATALLHTFNNLAVPVSLFSMKSYSLFSGVQDAMTQWWYGHNAVGFFLTAAFLGMMYYFVPKQAGRPIFSYRLSIIHFWALGFLYMWVGAHHLHWTALPDWTSTLAATFSIMLLLPSWGGMINGIMTLSGAWDKLRTDPIMRFLIVALSFYGMSTFEGPLMALKDVNALSHYTDWTVGHVHSGALGWVAMVSFGSLYHMIPKLWNTKMWSQKMIEVHFWFATIGVLLYITAMWISGITQGLMWRAFDQYGNLQYSFVESVAAMHPFYAMRAIGGMFFVTGMLMMFINVMVTVRKAVRAEAATRAAGHAKITGMASA from the coding sequence ATGGCGGCTACAGAAGTAAGTAGTTTAGAGCAGTACAATTTTGACATAGTTAAGAAATTCTCAATCATGGCCGTAGTTTGGGGCTTGATAGGGATGTCAGTTGGCGTGTACATAGCGTCTGAACTGGCGTGGCCTTTCTTGAACTTTGATATTCCTTATATTACTTTTGGTCGTTTACGTCCAGTGCATACAAGCGCGGTGATTTTTGGTTTTGGTGGTAGTGCATTATTTGCTACTTCATATTATGTAGTGCAGCGTACCTGTCAGGCACGTTTAATTAGCGATGGCATGGCAACCTTTACTTTCTGGGGTTGGCAGGCAGCAATTATGCTGGGCGGTATCAGCTATATGCTGGGCTACAGTCAGGCGCGTGAGTACGCCGAGATGGAATGGCCTATTGATATCCTGGTTGAAGTGGTGTGGGTAACTTATCTGGCCTTGTTCGTAGGCACTATAATGCGCCGTAAGCAGCCGCATATCTATGTTGCAAACTGGTTCTTCCTGGCGTTTATTCTGGCTACTGCTTTATTGCATACATTTAACAATTTAGCTGTGCCTGTAAGCTTGTTCTCGATGAAATCTTATAGTTTGTTTTCCGGTGTGCAGGACGCAATGACACAGTGGTGGTATGGCCATAATGCAGTAGGCTTCTTCTTGACAGCTGCGTTCTTGGGAATGATGTATTACTTCGTACCTAAACAAGCTGGTCGTCCTATATTCTCATATCGTTTGTCTATCATCCACTTCTGGGCGCTAGGTTTCTTGTATATGTGGGTTGGTGCGCATCACTTGCATTGGACTGCTTTACCAGACTGGACTTCAACGCTTGCTGCAACATTCTCTATTATGCTGTTGTTGCCATCATGGGGCGGTATGATTAACGGGATTATGACTTTGTCAGGTGCTTGGGATAAATTGCGTACAGATCCAATTATGCGTTTCCTGATTGTGGCGTTGTCATTCTATGGTATGTCCACATTTGAAGGTCCATTAATGGCGCTGAAAGATGTGAATGCGTTGTCCCACTACACTGACTGGACTGTAGGTCACGTGCACTCAGGTGCTTTGGGCTGGGTTGCAATGGTTAGTTTTGGATCGCTTTACCACATGATTCCTAAATTGTGGAATACCAAAATGTGGAGCCAAAAGATGATAGAGGTACATTTCTGGTTCGCTACCATAGGTGTGTTGTTGTATATCACGGCTATGTGGATATCAGGTATTACCCAAGGTTTGATGTGGCGTGCATTTGATCAATACGGCAATTTGCAGTACTCGTTTGTTGAGTCTGTGGCTGCTATGCACCCATTCTATGCAATGCGTGCAATTGGCGGAATGTTCTTTGTGACTGGTATGTTGATGATGTTTATCAACGTAATGGTTACTGTACGCAAAGCTGTGCGGGCTGAAGCTGCAACACGCGCAGCTGGTCACGCTAAAATAACTGGCATGGCCAGTGCTTAA